One window from the genome of Anticarsia gemmatalis isolate Benzon Research Colony breed Stoneville strain chromosome 8, ilAntGemm2 primary, whole genome shotgun sequence encodes:
- the LOC142974670 gene encoding lactosylceramide 4-alpha-galactosyltransferase-like has protein sequence MIYKLFKNCGVKKKIIILFVLFQLCCVTIVQLNWTSLDDISCHYSSAGDALPLIDEAFAPPPTSIHFHETSCKGWLNSRQACAIESAARAHPNWQINVFFTGPVTKEHLTTGVLNTLNKHQNVKFFRINLIEFTKSTPLEVIVSGGALNKSLWRVSHTSDMLRYLSLYKWGGVYLDLDVIVAKSFEDLSLNWAARESDTGIGSAMLAISKDDVGRTVANATIREFSNNFRGDDWGHNGPGVITRVLQNICATNDIGKMSSSVCKGFEVYPAEMFCPIKWTDAKLYFGTEDLQVKEPYTYHVWNKVTEGYQVDRRSVYANLAKKYCPTMYESHFESIIN, from the exons atgatttataaactgtttaagAACTGTGGAGTGAagaaaaagataataattttgttcgtgCTATTTCAATTGTGTTGTGTGACTATAGTTCAGTTAAATTGGACATCATTAGATGATATATCGTGTCATTATTCAAGTGCCGGTGATGCTTTGCCGCTGATAGACGAGGCATTCGCTCCACCGCCTACTTCAATACACTTTCACGAGACTTCGTGTAAAGGATGGCTGAACAGTCGACAGGCGTGCGCTATAGAATCAGCTGCCAGAGCCCACCCGAACTGGCAAATCAACGTGTTCTTCACAGGACCAGTAACGAAGGAACACCTTACCACAGGAGTcttaaatactttaaacaaacaCCAAAATGTGAAGTTTTTTCGAATAAATTTGATAGAGTTTACTAAAAGTACGCCGTTGGAAGTTATAGTGAGCGGTGGTGCGTTGAATAAATCTCTTTGGAGAGTATCCCATACTTCAGATATGTTGAGATATTTGTCGCTGTACAAATGGGGTGGTGTGTACTTAGATCTGGATGTAATTGTGGCGAAGTCTTTCGAAGATCTGAGTCTTAATTGGGCGGCTAGAGAGAGTGATACGGGTATTGGCAGCGCAATGCTTGCGATTTCCAAAGATGATGTTGGAAGGACTGTAGCTAATGCTACAATAAG GGAATTCAGTAATAACTTTCGTGGAGACGATTGGGGTCATAACGGTCCTGGAGTCATCACGAGGGTGTTACAGAATATTTGTGCCACAAACGATATTGGAAAAATGTCTTCGTCTGTCtgtaaag GTTTTGAGGTATACCCAGCCGAGATGTTCTGTCCAATCAAATGGACAGATGCTAAACTGTACTTCGGTACTGAAGATTTGCAAGTAAAAGAGCCGTACACCTATCATGTATGGAACAAGGTGACTGAAGGGTATCAAGTGGATAGACGTTCAGTGTATGCAAATTTAGCTAAGAAATACTGCCCAACGATGTATGAAAGCCATTTTgaaagtataattaattaa
- the LOC142975122 gene encoding lactosylceramide 4-alpha-galactosyltransferase-like translates to MRFEYTRLIASKAKRKKPLVIVALIFVVIVFMNTSMAPDLYFLAWSYDNITCHYVYEDDALPPIDENFAPPPTSIHFHETSCKGWLNSRQACAIESAARAHPNWQINVFFAGPVTEEMLNSGNMHTLKKFKNIQFLRIHLKEYAKGTPLESLVNDGALNRTRWRISHTSDFLRYLSLYKWGGVYLDLDVVIAKSFDSLVPNWAARESEETIAAGALRFSNDALGRLVAEAALRDLKENYRGDTWSHNGPGVITRVLYKMCNTNVISEMSSSTCQGFGVYGPELFYPVVWELAHFYFLDMELPVKDPYSYHVWNKITAKAVIGKHSVYARLARQYCPTIYYTHGDNFGK, encoded by the exons ATGCGTTTCGAATATACTAGACTGATCGCGTCAAAGGCGAAGAGAAAAAAACCTTTAGTGATAGTCGCATTGATATTTGTGGTTATAGTGTTTATGAATACAAGCATGGCACCAGACTTGTATTTTCTGGCGTGGTCGTATGACAATATAACGTGCCACTATGTGTACGAAGATGATGCTTTACCACCGATAGACGAGAATTTTGCTCCGCCGCCTACTTCAATTCACTTTCACGAGACTTCGTGTAAAGGATGGCTGAACAGTCGACAGGCGTGCGCTATAGAATCAGCGGCCAGAGCCCACCCGAACTGGCAAATCAACGTGTTCTTCGCAGGACCAGTGACTGAAGAAATGCTTAACTCAGGAAATATGCATACTCTGAAGAAATTCAAGAACATACAATTTTTAAGGATACATTTGAAAGAATATGCAAAGGGTACTCCGTTAGAGAGTTTAGTGAATGATGGTGCTCTGAACAGAACTCGTTGGCGAATCTCTCACACGTCTGATTTCCTGAGATATCTGTCGTTATACAAGTGGGGTGGAGTATACTTAGATCTGGACGTAGTGATTGCGAAGTCGTTTGATAGCCTGGTGCCGAACTGGGCTGCACGGGAGTCTGAGGAGACAATAGCAGCTGGAGCACTTCGGTTTTCTAATGACGCGTTAGGAAGATTAGTTGCAGAAGCTGCTTTGAG GGATTTAAAGGAGAACTACCGTGGCGACACATGGAGTCACAACGGGCCCGGAGTCATTACAAGAGTATTGTATAAGATGTGCAACACCAATGTAATCAGTGAAATGTCCTCGTCTACATGCCAAG GTTTCGGAGTATACGGCCCAGAATTGTTCTATCCCGTGGTGTGGGAATTAGCGCATTTCTACTTTTTAGACATGGAGCTACCAGTAAAAGATCCCTATTCTTATCACGTGTGGAACAAAATCACTGCCAAAGCAGTTATTGGTAAACATTCCGTGTATGCAAGATTGGCGCGGCAATACTGCcctacaatttattatactCATGGAGACAATTTTGGAAAATGA
- the LOC142974773 gene encoding lactosylceramide 4-alpha-galactosyltransferase-like has protein sequence MRRLAASRKRPSLVYFLYISFLLWALYYLLSLRTVDDGYEAPVILYLPELKDKLCCYFTIENDELPSAEDPRFSPGEKAIFFHDTSCRGGIDSRQACAVESAARMHPNWQINLMFSSPVTEKTLRKSILAKLLQFKNIKLARVHIERYGKGTPVDSILAHSLKKSSDPIERVTDILRILTLHKFGGVYLDTEGIVIRSFDTLPDNWIAKETETELSIGAMAFTSDGIGTSVTRAMLKEIHDNYNPEVWTYKGPKSISRVLNKICPNMLETASDCGGVKILSSELLYPIHFERRFVYFENGSIDDSTNGIYMHHMWHYLTKGLKIEKDSPYVKLARKYCPTIYKMYGDRFGD, from the exons ATGCGGCGACTTGCTGCATCACGAAAAAGACCAAGTTTAGTGTATTTCCTCTATATTTCGTTCTTATTATGGgcgttatattatttattgtctcTTAGGACCGTTGATGACGGTTATGAAGCACCAGTGATATTATATTTGCCGGAGTTAAAAGACAAACTGTGCTGTTATTTTACAATAGAGAATGACGAACTGCCGTCTGCGGAAGATCCAAGGTTTTCACCAGGCGAGAAAGCTATTTTCTTTCATGATACATCATGCCGTGGTGGTATTGATTCAAGGCAAGCATGTGCCGTTGAATCAGCCGCTAGAATGCATCCAAATTGGCAGATAAACTTAATGTTCAGCTCCCCTGTCACCGAAAAAACGTTACGAAAGAGTATCCTAGCAAAGCTTctacagtttaaaaatataaaattggcCAGAGTTCATATCGAGAGATACGGAAAAGGAACTCCAGTTGATTCAATATTAGCTCATAGTCTCAAGAAAAGTTCGGATCCAATTGAACGTGTGACGGACATACTAAGAATTCTTACTTTGCACAAGTTTGGTGGAGTATACTTGGACACTGAAGGTATCGTTATTCGAAGTTTCGACACACTACCAGATAATTGGATTGCCAAAGAAACTGAGACGGAATTATCGATAGGTGCAATGGCGTTTACGAGTGACGGTATAGGGACCAGTGTAACAAGAGCAATGTTAAA AGAGATCCATGACAACTACAATCCAGAGGTTTGGACGTATAAAGGACCGAAGTCAATCAGTCGTGTGTTGAACAAAATATGTCCTAATATGCTGGAGACTGCTAGCGATTGCGGAG GAGTGAAAATTTTATCGTCAGAGTTACTCTACCCAATACACTTTGAACGGCGTTTCGTTTACTTCGAAAATGGAAGCATAGATGATAGTACGAATGGTATATACATGCATCACATGTGGCATTACTTGACAAAAGGATTGAAGATTGAGAAAGATTCGCCATATGTGAAACTCGCGAGGAAATATTGTCCGACTATCTATAAAATGTACGGGGACCGTTTTGGAGATTAA
- the LOC142975119 gene encoding lactosylceramide 4-alpha-galactosyltransferase-like, translating to MHSLKQSRQFFLRRHIIICLTLLILCSVTIYYISQRDVYGEPFIVEFESVNTNVSCHDLEDGDALPSAEDAEFLPRPNSIFFHETSCKGGLTSRQACAVESAARAHPRRQIYVMFSAPVSEFIYRRSCIAKLQQFKNIKFARVHIKEYAKKTPLEEMVAKKPFAESQWWMEHTSDVLRYLTLYKFGGVYLDTDMLVTKSLTPLGHNWVAREDNSWVNAAAIAISNDHLGRRLADALMNEVKTTYRPDIWIHNGPGAITRVLHKMCSSQDLAEWSSKTCDGLEVYGPEYFFPLHYSRKDDYFKPGELSEKAQQAYTHHFWNKLTFDMNIEKGSPYDTMAEKHCPTIYGMYGDRFGS from the exons atgcaCTCGTTAAAACAGTCCAGACAGTTCTTTTTACGTAgacacataattatatgtttaactttacttatattatgtagtgttactatttattacattagCCAAAGAGATGTGTACGGGGAGCCGTTTATTGTTGAATTTGAATCTGTTAATACTAATGTATCGTGTCACGACTTAGAAGATGGGGATGCCCTGCCATCGGCTGAAGATGCGGAATTCTTGCCGAGGCCGAACTCCATTTTCTTTCACGAAACATCATGTAAGGGTGGCCTTACATCTCGGCAGGCATGCGCTGTCGAGTCAGCAGCAAGAGCGCATCCGAGAAGACAGATTTATGTGATGTTTAGTGCTCCAGTCAGTGAGTTCATCTACCGAAGAAGTTGTATTGCGAAATTGCAacagtttaaaaacataaagttCGCTAGGGTGCACATAAAGGAATATGCGAAGAAGACCCCTCTCGAAGAAATGGTAGCGAAAAAGCCGTTCGCCGAAAGCCAGTGGTGGATGGAGCATACTTCTGATGTGCTTAGATATTTGACATTGTATAAATTTGGAGGAGTATATCTCGATACGGATATGTTGGTGACCAAGTCTTTGACGCCTCTTGGTCACAACTGGGTCGCGAGAGAAGACAACAGTTGGGTGAATGCTGCTGCCATTGCTATATCAAATGATCATCTTGGTCGGAGACTAGCTGACGCGTTAATGAA cgAGGTTAAAACTACGTACAGGCCAGACATTTGGATACATAATGGACCGGGAGCCATCACCCGAGTGCTTCATAAGATGTGTTCTAGTCAAGACTTAGCTGAATGGTCTTCTAAAACTTGCGATG gccTCGAAGTTTACGGTCCGGAATATTTCTTTCCACTTCACTACTCGAGAAAAGATGACTATTTCAAACCCGGTGAACTCAGTGAAAAGGCACAGCAAGCCTACACTCATCATTTTTGGAACAAACTCACTTTCGACATGAACATTGAAAAAGGTTCTCCGTATGACACAATGGCGGAAAAGCATTGTCCTACAATATACGGAATGTATGGCGACCGATTTGGTTCATAG
- the LOC142975121 gene encoding lactosylceramide 4-alpha-galactosyltransferase-like — MVFEYIRLVASKAKRNKSILLAALIFTVLGPFMNSSMAPDLYFLTWSYDNITCYYLYKDDALRPIDDTFAPPPTSIHFHETSCKGWLNSRQACAIESAARAHPNWQINVFFTGPVSEEMFASGSIQTLKKFKNIQFLRLYFKEYAKGTPLESLVNDGALNRTRWRISHTSDFLRYLTLYKWGGVYLDLDVVVAKSFDNLAPNWAARESEELIAAGALSFSYDSLGRLVAEATLRDLKENYRGDIWSHNGPGVITRVLYKLCNANTVSEMSASTCQGFGVYGPELFYPVLWKYAYFYFLDMELPVNHPYSYHVWNKITSSFVVGKDTAYARLAQKYCPTIYYAYGDDFGI; from the exons ATGGTCTTCGAATACATAAGACTGGTCGCGTCAAAAGCGAagagaaataaaagtattttgttagcCGCACTGATATTTACAGTCTTAGGGCCATTTATGAATTCAAGCATGGCACCggacttatattttttgacatGGTCGTATGACAATATAACATGCTACTATTTGTATAAAGATGATGCTTTGCGGCCGATAGACGACACCTTCGCTCCACCGCCTACTTCAATACACTTTCACGAGACTTCGTGTAAAGGATGGCTGAACAGTCGACAGGCGTGCGCTATAGAATCAGCGGCCAGAGCCCACCCGAACTGGCAAATCAACGTGTTCTTCACAGGACCAGTGTCTGAAGAAATGTTTGCCTCAGGAAGTATACAAACTTTAAAGAAATTCAAGAACATACAATTTTTAAGGTTATATTTCAAAGAGTATGCAAAGGGTACGCCGTTAGAGAGTTTAGTTAATGATGGTGCTTTGAATAGAACTCGTTGGCGAATCTCTCACACGTCTGATTTTCTGAGGTATTTGACGTTGTACAAGTGGGGTGGAGTGTACTTAGATCTGGACGTGGTGGTTGCGAAATCGTTTGATAACCTGGCGCCGAACTGGGCCGCACGAGAATCCGAAGAATTAATAGCAGCTGGAGCGCTTTCATTTTCTTACGACTCGTTAGGGAGACTGGTTGCAGAAGCTACTTTGAG GGATCTGAAAGAGAACTACCGTGGGGACATATGGAGCCACAACGGACCCGGAGTCATCACCAGAGTGCTATACAAACTGTGCAACGCCAATACTGTCAGTGAAATGTCCGCGTCTACATGTCAAG GTTTTGGAGTATACGGTCCTGAATTATTTTATCCTGTATTGTGGAAATACGCGTATTTCTACTTTTTAGACATGGAGCTACCAGTAAATCACCCGTATTCTTATCACGTGTGGAACAAAATCACTTCTAGTTTCGTTGTTGGTAAAGATACCGCGTATGCAAGACTAGCTCAGAAATACTGCCCTACAATTTATTACGCTTATGGGGATGATTTTGGTATATGA
- the LOC142974914 gene encoding lactosylceramide 4-alpha-galactosyltransferase-like: MAPDLYFLTWSYENTSCYYVYKDDALPPIDETFAPPPTSIHFHETSCKGLLNSRRACSIESAARTHPTWQINVFFAGPVSEEMYNSGNIYILRKFENIQFLRLHIKEYAKGTPLESLVNDGALNRTRWRISHTSDCLRFLSLYKWGGVYIDLDMVVAKSFDDLVPNWAAREHDLSVGSSVLSFSNDALGKFVAEVALRDFKENYRGDIWNHNGPGVVTRVLSKICNTKTVREMSMSTCQGFGVYGPELFYPVWLEFAYLYFRDLGPPVNGPYVYHMWNTITSSYVVHKNSAYARLAQRYCPTIYYAYRDDFGT; the protein is encoded by the exons ATGGCACCAGATTTGTATTTTTTGACGTGGTCATACGAAAACACATCATGCTACTACGTGTATAAAGATGATGCTTTGCCGCCGATAGACGAGACATTCGCTCCACCGCCTACTTCAATACACTTTCACGAGACTTCGTGCAAGGGATTGCTGAACAGTCGACGGGCCTGTTCTATAGAATCAGCGGCCAGAACTCACCCGACCTGGCAAATCAACGTGTTCTTCGCAGGACCAGTCTCTGAAGAAATGTATAACTCAGGAAATATATACATTCTAAGAAAATTTGAGAACATACAATTTTTGAGGTTACATATTAAGGAGTATGCAAAGGGTACTCCGTTAGAGAGTTTAGTGAATGATGGTGCTCTGAACAGAACTCGTTGGCGAATTTCACACACGTCTGATTGTCTGAGGTTTCTGTCCTTGTACAAGTGGGGTGGAGTGTACATAGACTTGGATATGGTGGTCGCAAAGTCGTTTGATGACCTGGTGCCAAACTGGGCCGCACGGGAGCACGATCTGTCAGTAGGATCTTCAGTGCTTTCCTTTTCTAATGACGCGTTAGGAAAATTCGTTGCAGAAGTTGCTTTAAG GGATTTCAAGGAGAATTATCGTGGGGACATATGGAACCATAACGGGCCTGGAGTTGTCACCAGAGTGTTATCCAAAATTTGCAACACCAAAACAGTCAGGGAAATGTCCATGTCTACTTGTCAAG GTTTCGGAGTATACGGCCCAGAATTATTCTATCCTGTGTGGTTGGAATTTGCTTATTTATACTTTAGAGACCTGGGGCCACCAGTCAATGGTCCCTATGTTTACCACATGTGGAACACAATCACTTCTAGTTACGTCGTTCATAAGAATTCCGCGTATGCAAGATTAGCTCAGCGGTACTGTCCTACAATTTATTATGCTTATAGGGATGATTTTGGAACATGA
- the LOC142975116 gene encoding uncharacterized protein LOC142975116 has protein sequence MTSAILAQKLMTVKLGKEEFEKIKTLRAHNFENICKTIPYLKNVLSKQIRNKTCRLCLKPGETQIFGDQEFNYAAAVKNILQIEVKEDDGKPQHICSACDKTLRKAEQLKQTAEVTQWRLQQELEIVTNTLSEDETVQHRNHHGGYFEEQGSKMLRRWSCGKCRRTFDTQEAFAEHEKLSKCSVRRFICETCGVELNTMTKLKRHRLIHTGDLQFSCSQCPYRGRTKYAVLVHERAHTGIRTLACPQCPATFLNSSNLASHRRRHMPPAYHCHVCGRGFKFKEALRNHLATQHSTAKPHICNSCGKAFKTRKMICRHEIRIHNRPKMRPGVLPTYLRQQQEGST, from the exons ATGACGTCGGCAATATTAGCTCAAAAATTAATGACTGTAAAATTAGGCAAAGAAGAGTTTGAGAAAATTAAAACGCTGAGAgctcataattttgaaaatatatgtaaaacaaTACC TTATTTaaagaatgtactgtcaaaacaGATAAGAAACAAGACATGCAGGCTGTGTTTAAAGCCTGGAGAAACTCAGATATTTGGTGACCAAGAGTTCAATTATGCTGCAGCTGTGAAGAATATACTACAAATTGAG gTGAAAGAAGATGATGGTAAACCACAACATATTTGCAGTGCCTGTGATAAGACACTAAGGAAAGCTGAACAGTTGAAACAAACTGCAGAAGTCACACAGTGGAGACTGCAACAAGAGCTAGAAATAG tcaCAAACACATTGTCGGAAGATGAAACAGTACAACATAGAAATCATCATGGTGGTTATTTCGAGGAGCAAGGCTCGAAAATGTTGCGTCGATGGTCTTGCGGAAAATGCCGACGAACATTCGACACTCAG gaGGCATTTGCAGAACATGAAAAGCTTTCCAAGTGCAGTGTGAGAcgttttatttgtgaaacatGTGGTGTTGAACTTAACACCATGACCAAGTTGAAGAGACATAG ATTAATCCACACCGGAGATCTGCAGTTCTCATGCTCGCAGTGCCCTTACCGAGGGCGCACTAAGTACGCAGTACTGGTCCACGAACGCGCTCATACCGGAATAAGAACATTGGCTTGTCCACAATGCCCTGCTACTTTCCTGAACTCATCCAATTTGGCCTCACATAGGCGAAGGCATATGCCACCAGCTTACCATTGTCATGTTTGTGGCAGGGGATTTAAGTTTAAAGAG GCTCTGCGAAACCATCTCGCAACACAACACAGTACAGCAAAACCACATATTTGTAATTCTTGCGGAAAAGCCTTCAAGACTAG aaaaatgATATGCAGACATGAGATCAGAATACACAATCGCCCTAAGATGAGACCTGGTGTTTTACCTACATATCTAAGACAGCAGCAAGAGGGATCTACTTGA
- the LOC142975118 gene encoding alpha-1,4-N-acetylglucosaminyltransferase-like — protein MILRKCMRSVLRFFLLVSLLRIIMVLIQEHVFKSNQPTTISTAKNVINGSDEYACFYTNDEDMLLTFDKTLTFPHGSIFFIVTSCRRSLSSREACAIESAAKANPDRQVNLLFATPVSPNKVLHSPLTLLLTIPNVEAMRIHLENFAEGTPLYFKFKQGPVSRETWNMDIADVLKFLTIYKYGGVYISLDVIITQSFRDLIDNWVVKESPASMSSDIFSFSENNNGRLLAEIALNNLVSDLGLPERMDLWSLGGFDIMNKLMLLWCKTENILNLVTRLCKDLLVLEPEQFYPITFYSRNELFIPGLHKKRNEQNIFGYHTWGEKTRNMMILNESLYAHLAQTYCPRIYALYGHRFGT, from the exons atgatTCTAAGAAAATGTATGCGGAGCGTACTCAGATTTTTTCTACTCGTTTCATTACTGCGTATTATAATGGTTTTAATTCAGGAACATGTGTTTAAATCGAATCAGCCGACAACAATAAGTACAGCAAAGAATGTAATAAATGGGTCCGACGAATACGcgtgtttttatacaaatgatGAAGACATGCTGTTAACTTTTGATAAAACACTAACATTTCCACATGGTTCCATATTCTTCATAGTGACTTCATGCAGACGCAGTCTGTCTTCTCGTGAAGCTTGTGCTATCGAATCAGCTGCTAAGGCTAATCCTGACCGGCAAGTTAACTTACTATTCGCAACTCCAGTCTCTCCAAATAAGGTGCTACATAGCCCTCTTACGTTATTACTAACAATTCCCAACGTGGAAGCAATGAGGATTCATCTAGAAAATTTTGCCGAAGGAACAcctttgtattttaagtttaaacaaGGGCCGGTGTCTCGAGAAACTTGGAACATGGACATCGCAGATGTCCTAAAGTTTCTGACTATATACAAGTATGGTGGAGTGTATATATCACTAGATGTGATTATTACACAATCTTTTAGAGATCTAATTGACAATTGGGTTGTAAAAGAAAGTCCAGCATCAATGTCTTCGgacatattttcattttcagaaAACAATAATGGTCGGTTGCTCGCTGAAATAGCTTTGAA CAATCTTGTCAGTGACTTGGGCTTACCTGAGAGAATGGACTTATGGAGCTTAGGCGGCTTTGATATAATGAACAAACTAATGCTTCTATGGTGCAagactgaaaatattttaaatttggtCACGAGACTGTGCAAAG ATTTATTAGTCCTAGAGCCGGAGCAGTTCTATCCAATAACATTTTACAGCAGAAACGAATTATTCATACCTGGtcttcataaaaaaagaaatgaacaAAATATCTTTGGTTATCATACTTGGGGAGAAAAGACAAGAAATATGATGATTTTAAACGAATCTCTGTACGCGCATTTAGCGCAAACTTACTGTCCGAGAATTTATGCTTTATATGGACATCGATTTGGTACATGA
- the RpS24 gene encoding ribosomal protein S24: MTEGTATIRTRKFMTNRLLARKQMVCDVLHPGKPTVSKTEIREKLAKMYKVTPDVVFVFGFKTNFGGGKSTGFALIYDTLDLAKKFEPKHRLARHGLYEKKRPTRKQRKERKNRMKKVRGTKKSKVGAAAKK, translated from the exons atgactGAAGGAACTGCGACAATTCGCACGCGCAAATTCATGACCAACAG attGTTGGCGCGCAAGCAGATGGTATGCGATGTCCTCCACCCAGGCAAGCCCACCGTCAGCAAAACTGAGATCCGCGAGAAGCTGGCGAAGATGTACAAGGTGACGCCAGACGTTGTGTTCGTGTTCGGCTTCAAGACAAACTTCGGTGGTGGCAAGTCAACCGGCTTCGCTCTCATCTACGACACGTTGGATCTGGCTAAGAAGTTCGAGCCTAAGCACAGGTTAGCCCGCCATGGCCTGTACGAGAAGAAGAGGCCCACACGCAAGCAGCGTAAGGAACGTAAGAACAGGATGAAGAAGGTGCGTGGTACCAAGAAATCTAAAGTAGGCGCAGCCGCCAAGAAGTGA